A stretch of the Clostridiales bacterium genome encodes the following:
- a CDS encoding ABC transporter permease, protein MTAYEPGIRRNPWIPAALLAALMFWTFSTPGVEAVLRFFFPQAVTVTYDRSPMWHFLLDHLTIVAAGGTIAIGIGVAAGLFVLSPLGRPFRDIVMRIATFGQSIPSVAIMAIAVPSIGYGSRTVLLALVIYSVLPVMVNVVAGIEGVPASAVEAGRGMGMTRAERLRLIEAPIALPVIMTGIKSMLVIMVSAATLGAVVGAGGLGVPILSGIGSFNDAVIAYGAVPPILLALLVDQTL, encoded by the coding sequence ATGACCGCGTACGAGCCGGGAATCAGGCGCAATCCGTGGATTCCAGCGGCGCTGCTCGCCGCGCTCATGTTCTGGACGTTTTCAACACCGGGGGTCGAAGCGGTGTTGCGTTTCTTCTTTCCTCAAGCTGTCACGGTGACCTACGATCGCTCGCCGATGTGGCATTTTCTCCTTGATCACCTCACCATCGTCGCGGCGGGCGGGACGATCGCCATAGGGATTGGGGTGGCGGCTGGGTTGTTCGTGCTCAGCCCGCTCGGCCGTCCTTTCCGGGACATAGTGATGCGAATCGCGACATTCGGCCAGTCGATCCCGTCGGTCGCGATCATGGCGATAGCTGTACCGTCGATCGGTTACGGGTCCCGGACGGTTCTGCTCGCGCTTGTCATCTACAGCGTTTTGCCGGTGATGGTGAACGTCGTCGCGGGGATTGAGGGAGTGCCAGCATCCGCTGTCGAAGCGGGGCGCGGAATGGGGATGACGCGCGCTGAGCGGCTCCGGCTCATCGAGGCGCCGATCGCGCTTCCCGTCATCATGACCGGGATCAAATCGATGCTTGTCATCATGGTGAGCGCCGCCACCTTAGGAGCGGTGGTTGGTGCGGGAGGTCTCGGCGTGCCGATCCTATCTGGGATCGGGAGCTTCAACGACGCCGTGATCGCGTACGGAGCGGTGCCGCCGATCCTTCTTGCGTTGCTCGTCGATCAGACTCTGTAG
- a CDS encoding 6-bladed beta-propeller, producing the protein MIDEKRDESVELEQAGGGIARTPLRLQPLAWLSLLLGIALVVLLVVLALLLNPRALVTEGGAPVGGIEPILLIEGPGRGEAPAFNRPLDVAFGINDRIYVVDSDNNRIAVFSRQGRFLFEFGGFGITKPSPGFEATWEEGLLNFPLGIDIDDDGTVYIADFRNDQIQVFDAEGEFIRRFPDPATRVGAGASGQDGTGIAVTSLAVHDGHVYATDSYQVVVFTTEGEFVRQFGRPGVGPGEFDRPNGIDVTEDGMVVVADSNNSRIQMFTSDGELEWVTGDKRRVTALGASVEDPDAVFGLPRGVTVLDDGTIAVVDSFEYDIVLLAPDGRILGRHGQRGVQPGELNLPNGISSSGDLLVVADKENNRIQVLRLAR; encoded by the coding sequence GTGATCGATGAGAAGCGTGACGAGTCGGTTGAGCTTGAGCAAGCTGGCGGCGGGATTGCCAGGACCCCCTTGAGACTTCAGCCGCTCGCGTGGCTTTCTTTGCTGCTTGGGATCGCCCTCGTGGTGCTCCTCGTCGTCCTCGCGCTGCTGCTGAATCCGCGAGCGCTCGTCACGGAAGGTGGAGCGCCCGTAGGGGGCATCGAGCCCATCCTGTTGATCGAGGGGCCGGGACGAGGCGAAGCGCCGGCGTTCAACCGTCCGCTTGACGTTGCGTTCGGTATCAACGATCGCATCTACGTAGTCGACTCCGACAACAACAGGATCGCCGTCTTCTCGCGACAAGGAAGATTTCTCTTTGAGTTCGGCGGGTTTGGGATAACCAAACCCTCACCCGGGTTCGAGGCCACATGGGAGGAGGGTCTGCTGAACTTTCCCCTCGGCATTGATATCGATGATGACGGGACCGTCTATATCGCCGATTTTCGCAACGATCAGATCCAGGTCTTCGACGCCGAAGGTGAGTTCATCCGGCGTTTTCCCGATCCCGCGACAAGAGTTGGAGCGGGGGCGTCGGGACAGGATGGAACGGGGATCGCCGTGACCTCACTCGCGGTCCACGACGGACATGTCTACGCCACAGACTCCTACCAGGTGGTCGTGTTTACCACTGAAGGTGAGTTTGTCCGGCAGTTTGGCAGACCCGGTGTCGGACCGGGCGAGTTCGACCGGCCCAACGGTATCGACGTCACCGAAGACGGAATGGTGGTGGTGGCCGACTCAAACAACTCCCGGATCCAGATGTTTACCTCTGATGGCGAGTTGGAGTGGGTGACGGGCGACAAGCGCCGTGTCACGGCCCTGGGCGCGTCTGTGGAAGACCCTGATGCGGTGTTCGGTCTTCCACGAGGCGTGACCGTGCTAGACGACGGTACCATCGCGGTCGTGGATTCGTTTGAGTACGACATCGTGCTGCTCGCGCCAGACGGCAGGATTCTCGGTCGGCATGGTCAGCGGGGCGTCCAGCCAGGTGAGCTCAATCTGCCTAACGGCATCAGCTCCTCAGGTGACCTGCTCGTGGTCGCTGACAAGGAGAACAACCGCATCCAGGTTCTTCGTCTTGCCAGGTAG
- a CDS encoding ABC transporter permease, producing MSPGIICKPMGLSSSTGSRAAATRALARIHAATVGGPRRSTVVLALTGSTLATASLIAGPYLWFRPNRILDGASVTALEAFGATGWLLVALWIASGVLALRPGALAALGGGPARGLIATIALAATFALAGEAAAAFAETSERVARTSFGASYYVGLFGAFLVLYAAAADSRNRWLRALVWLAPLAALTALAVTGVLDEIGIVREWSMWRDTFSREIRRHLAYALGATIGAVAVGVPLGVLSAKNRRAETLVMGALNVGQVFPALAFVGLMMPLLGVVGDRISFLGALGVSGIGWAPVLVVLLVYALYPVTRNTTVAIRRLDSSVLDSARGMGMGRWRLLAEVELPLAFPVVLAGVRVALVQSTAGAIVAAFVGGGGLGAIMFFGLEQTSMDLVLVGVVPIVALALAFDTGLRTLEKVASRPGTPVTSQ from the coding sequence GTGTCGCCAGGGATTATCTGCAAGCCAATGGGTTTGTCGAGTAGCACCGGCTCAAGGGCGGCCGCCACCCGAGCGTTGGCCAGGATCCACGCGGCAACGGTTGGCGGTCCGCGGCGGAGCACGGTCGTTCTTGCGCTCACCGGATCGACGCTCGCGACGGCTTCGCTTATCGCTGGGCCGTACCTGTGGTTTCGGCCCAACCGGATCCTTGACGGAGCGTCGGTGACGGCTCTCGAAGCGTTCGGTGCGACCGGATGGCTGCTCGTCGCGCTCTGGATTGCTTCCGGCGTATTGGCTCTGCGGCCCGGCGCTCTCGCCGCGTTGGGGGGAGGCCCCGCGCGCGGGCTTATCGCGACCATCGCGCTCGCCGCGACCTTCGCGTTGGCCGGAGAGGCTGCCGCCGCGTTTGCCGAGACGTCGGAGCGTGTCGCCCGGACGTCGTTTGGCGCGAGCTACTACGTGGGGCTTTTCGGAGCGTTTCTCGTGCTCTACGCTGCCGCCGCGGATTCACGGAATCGCTGGTTGCGCGCGCTTGTCTGGCTCGCGCCGCTTGCGGCTCTCACGGCTCTCGCCGTCACCGGGGTCCTCGATGAGATTGGCATCGTGCGTGAGTGGTCGATGTGGCGCGACACATTCTCCCGCGAGATACGCCGTCATCTCGCGTACGCGCTTGGCGCAACGATTGGGGCGGTGGCCGTCGGCGTTCCCTTGGGGGTCCTTTCGGCGAAGAACCGCCGTGCCGAGACGCTCGTGATGGGTGCGCTCAATGTTGGCCAGGTCTTCCCGGCACTCGCGTTTGTGGGTCTGATGATGCCGCTCCTAGGGGTAGTGGGCGACAGGATCTCATTTCTCGGCGCACTGGGTGTGTCGGGCATAGGATGGGCGCCCGTGCTTGTGGTGCTGCTCGTGTACGCTTTGTATCCGGTGACGCGCAACACGACGGTGGCGATACGCCGACTTGACTCATCGGTCCTCGACTCGGCGAGAGGGATGGGCATGGGACGGTGGCGCTTGCTTGCGGAGGTGGAGCTCCCGCTGGCGTTCCCGGTGGTGCTCGCCGGAGTGCGCGTCGCGCTCGTGCAGAGCACAGCGGGCGCGATCGTCGCGGCGTTTGTTGGCGGAGGGGGTCTTGGCGCGATCATGTTCTTTGGGCTTGAGCAGACAAGCATGGATCTCGTGCTCGTTGGAGTAGTGCCGATCGTCGCGCTCGCGCTCGCTTTCGACACGGGGTTGCGCACCCTCGAAAAGGTCGCGAGCAGGCCTGGGACTCCGGTGACATCGCAGTGA
- a CDS encoding NapC/NirT family cytochrome c, with protein sequence MNGFTDPALRPRYIIWTGSIVIGLAAFVIVALGVTSTNWFCAEGCHKVQADTIISFERSAHSNLQCMACHMKVDADPVYFVLHKAEALGELYLTATNKYSLPLNPDSHVALSAKYFPEKQCTQCHDLEKRPVTPSPGIIIDHAIHSEKDIHCTVCHNRVAHREDFELTLTDPNTGEPNRKHDDFMEMTACFRCHTITGESPSGIAAPGACEACHTPDFDLMPANHKEEGFYTPFGDSSGHARLANEDLARRQALEATKAAEGTPTVEPKEGGLDLVPVAEVGYCSTCHDEQRFCIDCHGIAMPHPADFAENHTEDGKERPDVCQTCHATAPGTNFCNDCHHEGNDPSRSWLSQHTEPVRESGANACFECHAPTFCAVCHVRQGVPDPL encoded by the coding sequence GTGAACGGATTCACCGACCCAGCCCTCCGTCCCCGCTACATCATCTGGACCGGTTCGATAGTTATCGGACTTGCCGCGTTCGTGATCGTTGCACTCGGCGTGACGTCGACAAACTGGTTTTGCGCCGAGGGGTGCCATAAGGTCCAAGCCGATACGATCATCTCGTTCGAGCGCTCGGCTCATTCAAACCTTCAGTGCATGGCGTGCCACATGAAGGTGGACGCCGACCCGGTCTACTTTGTGCTCCACAAGGCTGAGGCACTCGGAGAGCTCTATCTGACCGCAACGAACAAATACTCACTGCCGCTCAATCCAGACTCTCACGTGGCGCTGTCGGCGAAGTACTTCCCCGAGAAGCAGTGCACACAATGTCACGACCTCGAGAAGAGGCCCGTGACGCCGAGTCCGGGCATCATCATCGACCACGCAATCCACTCAGAAAAAGACATCCACTGCACGGTCTGCCACAACCGGGTCGCGCATCGCGAGGATTTCGAACTCACTCTGACTGATCCCAATACCGGTGAGCCCAATCGCAAGCACGACGATTTCATGGAGATGACGGCGTGCTTCCGGTGCCACACGATTACCGGGGAGTCACCGAGCGGCATCGCTGCGCCTGGGGCGTGCGAAGCGTGCCACACGCCCGATTTCGATCTGATGCCCGCGAACCACAAGGAAGAAGGGTTCTACACGCCGTTCGGCGACTCGAGCGGGCACGCCCGTCTTGCCAACGAGGATCTCGCCCGCAGGCAGGCGCTCGAAGCGACGAAGGCCGCCGAGGGCACGCCGACAGTCGAGCCAAAAGAAGGCGGGTTGGATCTTGTGCCTGTCGCCGAGGTGGGATACTGCTCGACTTGCCATGATGAGCAGCGCTTCTGTATCGACTGCCACGGGATCGCCATGCCGCACCCAGCTGATTTCGCCGAGAACCATACGGAGGACGGCAAGGAGCGGCCCGACGTCTGTCAGACGTGCCATGCTACGGCCCCGGGCACCAATTTCTGCAACGACTGCCACCATGAAGGCAACGACCCGTCACGTTCTTGGCTCTCTCAGCACACGGAACCGGTTCGAGAAAGTGGCGCTAATGCGTGCTTCGAGTGCCACGCACCCACATTCTGCGCCGTGTGTCACGTACGTCAGGGAGTTCCCGACCCGCTATAG
- a CDS encoding ABC transporter ATP-binding protein, with protein MIELCDVTKRYGANTAVDSVSFVVPEGELTVLLGPSGCGKTTLLRTINRMVEPDGGEVLIDGAPITASSPEELRRGIGYAIQSVGLFPHMTVARNIATVPRLLGWDAGRISARVVELLALVGLDPAVFSGKWPHELSGGEAQRVGVARALAADPPVLLMDEPFGALDPINRERLQREFAELHRTLGKTVVFVTHDIEEAVLLGDTIALMRDGRIVQSGSPEELWRAPASEFVRDFFGEEFGLRILARHRVGDLTYGSLAEEDHGAGTLPLPRVAPETSLRDALAVMVTGACDKVVVVDGQRMLGSLTFSEVVRGVRRAR; from the coding sequence GTGATCGAGCTTTGCGACGTCACCAAACGCTACGGTGCCAACACCGCGGTCGACAGTGTCTCGTTCGTGGTCCCTGAAGGCGAGCTCACGGTCTTGCTCGGTCCGTCGGGCTGCGGCAAGACCACGCTTTTGCGCACCATCAACCGCATGGTTGAGCCCGATGGTGGCGAGGTCCTCATCGACGGTGCTCCGATCACCGCGAGTTCGCCTGAGGAGTTGCGGCGCGGCATCGGGTACGCCATCCAGAGCGTAGGCCTCTTCCCGCACATGACCGTTGCGCGCAACATCGCGACCGTCCCGCGGCTGCTTGGCTGGGACGCGGGGCGCATCTCCGCCCGCGTAGTCGAGCTGCTCGCTCTCGTCGGGCTCGATCCCGCGGTCTTTTCGGGGAAGTGGCCCCACGAGCTTTCCGGCGGCGAAGCGCAGCGGGTGGGGGTGGCGCGCGCCCTTGCGGCCGACCCCCCGGTGCTTCTCATGGACGAGCCGTTTGGCGCACTCGACCCGATCAACCGCGAGCGCCTCCAGCGCGAGTTCGCCGAGCTCCACCGCACCCTCGGCAAGACCGTCGTGTTTGTCACCCACGACATCGAGGAGGCGGTCTTGCTGGGCGACACGATCGCACTCATGCGTGACGGCCGTATCGTACAGTCAGGGTCACCAGAGGAGCTGTGGCGTGCGCCAGCCAGCGAGTTCGTTCGCGACTTCTTTGGCGAGGAGTTTGGGTTACGGATACTCGCGCGCCACAGAGTCGGTGATCTCACGTACGGTTCACTGGCCGAGGAGGACCACGGCGCCGGGACCCTTCCGCTGCCACGGGTCGCGCCGGAGACAAGCCTGCGCGACGCGCTCGCGGTCATGGTGACCGGGGCTTGCGACAAGGTTGTTGTCGTCGACGGGCAACGGATGCTCGGCTCGCTCACGTTCTCTGAAGTCGTGAGAGGAGTGAGACGAGCGCGATGA
- a CDS encoding redox-sensing transcriptional repressor Rex, translating into MASATATVPPTTVQRLPVYLRCLIQAQAMRMPVVNSVQIAEMAGTNAAQVRKDLSYLGEFGTRGVGYDVESLITHLSRRLGIAEQRRVAIVGYGRLGSALQGYHGFDERGMKVVAVFDADPAKVGGSADGLTIEHVDRLESVIEREQVEIAVLTVPGPAARAVADRVVAAGVRAIMNFAPVRLIVPDDVTVRQADMAAELQILAFHLNPSEAMG; encoded by the coding sequence ATGGCTAGCGCTACCGCCACCGTACCGCCAACCACCGTGCAGCGCCTGCCGGTCTACTTGCGCTGCCTCATCCAGGCGCAAGCGATGCGGATGCCCGTGGTCAACTCGGTCCAGATCGCCGAGATGGCGGGTACCAACGCGGCGCAGGTGAGGAAGGACCTGTCGTATCTCGGAGAGTTTGGGACGAGAGGCGTGGGATACGACGTCGAATCGCTCATCACCCATCTGTCGCGGAGGCTCGGCATCGCGGAGCAGCGGAGGGTAGCGATCGTGGGCTACGGGCGTCTCGGCAGTGCGCTTCAGGGATATCACGGGTTCGATGAGCGTGGCATGAAGGTTGTGGCGGTCTTCGATGCGGATCCGGCCAAGGTAGGCGGGTCGGCTGACGGGCTCACCATCGAGCACGTCGACCGGCTCGAGTCGGTGATCGAGCGCGAGCAAGTCGAGATCGCGGTTCTCACCGTACCCGGCCCAGCGGCCCGGGCGGTCGCGGATCGCGTCGTGGCGGCTGGTGTCAGGGCGATCATGAACTTCGCGCCCGTACGGCTGATCGTGCCCGACGATGTTACCGTACGTCAGGCAGACATGGCAGCTGAACTGCAGATACTCGCCTTCCACCTCAATCCGTCGGAAGCGATGGGATGA
- a CDS encoding O-antigen ligase family protein translates to MAASRKKKKGTPSGQATSTASGWAAMTSAQRVAWVCLHALVFSVPVAMSNWTWVPGVMMPFTADQFDIVKVFVQRGITLVAFAAWAWHVLVNGGTVRRTKVDYLILAVLGWYALSSIFSIHPPTAIFGKYRRYEGLLSLVTYAMIYFLAVQFLDRLSRVRSIARTLFFSGIIVNGYGVMQYLGLDPLRWGTLPFEAYRSFSTFGNPDLLGGFVVITLAVSLALALSESDFRWRIVYWSGFLIGSVCWITAFTRGAWIGGAVALIALGVAVWRMRGASRMTRVDWSFAGAIVAAVSVLVVRSLQSPDPVMNVAARLGSILEFDQGSALTRFQIWDAAWRATLDRPIFGFGPDTFRLVFPGYKPIEYTEAAGYLSVADNVHNYFLQLSSSVGIPGMLLLYGLFASVAVLSARNAFKRAESDKDVSRLILAGMWAASAGYVVKLFFGLSVTGVTFLLWIAMAALMAPLARTVEIRPPSWGVPAALVIFAVAAVASWGNLVYLMADNAHLQTKIGATYEERVASAETAIRRNPFNDIYRAELGLVHAEAFSYLASQIRLAENQGQDATMMRAEAQRVFNLAEAEFLETIEFVEYEYDNYVFLANLYNNGVGVLSAEYNEKALAIGRRGIAVSEFGPAIRLQYAIALLDAGDIEEAERQMRAAVEMDSRFADTHMLLAEILAQRGDAAGALEYYQKVKAIDPAYPGIDEMIARVETVTGD, encoded by the coding sequence GTGGCCGCATCACGCAAGAAGAAGAAGGGCACCCCCTCCGGACAGGCGACGTCCACCGCGTCGGGCTGGGCGGCGATGACGAGCGCTCAGCGTGTGGCCTGGGTCTGCCTCCACGCGCTCGTGTTCTCCGTTCCGGTGGCTATGTCCAACTGGACGTGGGTTCCGGGTGTGATGATGCCGTTCACGGCCGACCAGTTCGACATCGTCAAGGTCTTCGTGCAACGCGGCATCACGCTCGTGGCATTCGCGGCATGGGCGTGGCACGTGCTCGTGAACGGGGGCACGGTCCGGCGCACCAAAGTCGACTACCTCATCTTAGCCGTGCTCGGCTGGTACGCTCTGTCATCGATTTTCTCGATTCACCCGCCTACCGCCATCTTTGGCAAGTACCGCCGCTACGAGGGTCTGCTCTCGCTCGTCACGTACGCGATGATCTACTTTTTGGCGGTGCAGTTCCTGGACCGCCTCTCGCGGGTTCGCTCGATCGCACGCACGCTCTTTTTTTCGGGCATCATCGTCAATGGCTACGGAGTCATGCAGTATCTGGGGCTTGACCCGCTCAGGTGGGGAACGTTGCCGTTCGAGGCGTATCGCTCCTTTTCAACGTTTGGCAACCCCGACCTTCTCGGCGGGTTCGTCGTGATCACTCTCGCGGTCTCGCTCGCCCTGGCTCTTTCGGAGTCTGATTTCCGATGGCGCATCGTGTACTGGTCGGGATTCTTGATCGGCTCGGTGTGTTGGATCACCGCGTTCACTCGCGGAGCGTGGATTGGCGGAGCGGTGGCGCTCATCGCGCTCGGGGTCGCGGTGTGGCGCATGCGCGGGGCGAGCCGTATGACGCGGGTGGACTGGTCGTTTGCGGGCGCCATTGTAGCTGCGGTGAGCGTATTAGTCGTCCGCAGCCTCCAATCGCCGGACCCGGTCATGAACGTCGCCGCGAGGCTCGGGTCGATCCTCGAGTTCGATCAGGGGAGCGCTCTTACGCGCTTTCAGATATGGGACGCCGCGTGGCGCGCGACTCTCGATCGGCCGATCTTCGGATTTGGTCCGGACACGTTCCGTCTCGTCTTTCCGGGCTACAAACCTATCGAGTACACCGAGGCCGCCGGTTACCTCTCGGTTGCCGACAACGTCCACAACTACTTTCTCCAGCTCTCATCTTCGGTAGGCATACCCGGAATGTTGCTGCTCTATGGGCTGTTCGCGTCCGTCGCGGTTCTTTCGGCGCGCAACGCCTTCAAGCGCGCCGAGTCAGACAAGGACGTTTCACGTCTCATTCTTGCGGGGATGTGGGCCGCTTCCGCCGGCTACGTCGTCAAACTCTTCTTTGGGCTCTCGGTCACCGGTGTGACGTTCCTGCTGTGGATCGCGATGGCCGCGCTCATGGCCCCTCTCGCACGTACTGTCGAGATCAGGCCGCCGTCATGGGGCGTCCCGGCCGCGCTCGTCATCTTTGCCGTGGCCGCGGTTGCCTCGTGGGGCAATCTCGTCTACCTGATGGCCGACAACGCTCACCTCCAGACCAAAATCGGCGCCACATACGAGGAGCGTGTGGCCAGCGCCGAGACGGCGATCAGGCGCAACCCGTTCAATGACATCTACCGAGCAGAGCTCGGGCTCGTGCACGCGGAAGCGTTCTCTTACCTCGCGTCGCAAATCAGGTTGGCCGAAAACCAGGGCCAGGACGCGACCATGATGCGGGCTGAGGCACAGCGCGTGTTCAATCTCGCGGAGGCCGAGTTTCTAGAGACAATCGAGTTTGTCGAGTACGAGTACGACAACTACGTTTTTCTGGCGAATCTCTACAACAATGGCGTGGGCGTACTATCAGCCGAGTACAATGAGAAAGCGCTCGCGATCGGGCGCAGGGGTATCGCCGTCAGTGAGTTCGGGCCCGCGATACGCCTGCAATACGCCATAGCGCTCCTCGACGCCGGTGATATTGAGGAGGCCGAGAGGCAGATGCGGGCGGCGGTTGAGATGGACTCGCGCTTCGCCGACACGCACATGCTGCTTGCCGAGATCCTCGCCCAACGCGGTGACGCGGCCGGCGCGCTTGAGTACTACCAGAAGGTCAAGGCGATCGACCCCGCTTATCCTGGGATCGACGAGATGATCGCCAGAGTGGAGACGGTGACGGGGGATTAG
- a CDS encoding cytochrome c3 family protein: MIRPLIIFALACLSALSLAVIPAFAYDELDPPSGRACVDCHGFAPDDSGTGAPHDRSGPHGAYTSTTQKCRVCHSVHQAPSSFVLLPADTVKEVCESCHDGTGGRGVYGVIKARTGVDPSSGHRVGADATRTIPGGNLDGTPRAVVFSGVNGTLTCTDCHSPHGTTSRTIQPFIGDRYRSSVATATLLETTSQPTNRLLRNRPTGAETTATVYGTGWCATCHQGHLGGSGGAMNHPVQQNDHFYYNYLPVLTSHGASETVLGEPGQTRLGGSNLGYQMPDLRGSGEHTRTAEWRISPFPLCQQCHEDIRDATQPFTVTAADGSAVTDNPRFHVFPHESNAQRLLIVPPGQNSTYTDGLCLNCHLP; the protein is encoded by the coding sequence GTGATTCGCCCGCTGATCATTTTCGCCTTGGCGTGTCTATCCGCTCTGTCCCTCGCGGTGATACCTGCTTTTGCCTACGATGAGCTCGACCCGCCGTCTGGCCGCGCCTGTGTCGACTGCCACGGGTTCGCTCCCGACGACTCGGGCACCGGCGCCCCGCACGATAGATCTGGCCCGCACGGCGCGTACACGTCGACCACACAGAAGTGCCGAGTGTGCCACTCGGTCCACCAGGCGCCCAGCAGTTTCGTGCTCCTTCCCGCAGACACCGTCAAGGAAGTGTGCGAATCGTGCCATGACGGTACCGGCGGGCGTGGGGTCTACGGCGTGATCAAGGCACGCACGGGGGTTGATCCGTCCTCTGGTCACCGTGTGGGCGCGGACGCCACCCGGACGATCCCGGGAGGCAATCTCGACGGCACACCTCGCGCGGTGGTGTTCTCGGGTGTGAACGGGACTCTGACTTGCACCGATTGTCATTCGCCTCACGGTACGACGTCGCGGACCATCCAGCCATTCATTGGTGACAGGTACCGTTCCAGTGTAGCGACCGCTACGTTGCTCGAGACCACGTCGCAGCCGACAAACCGTTTGCTGCGCAACCGGCCCACCGGAGCCGAGACGACCGCTACCGTCTACGGGACCGGTTGGTGCGCGACGTGTCATCAGGGACATCTCGGAGGATCCGGGGGGGCGATGAACCATCCGGTCCAGCAAAACGATCACTTCTACTACAACTATCTGCCGGTACTCACCTCGCACGGCGCGAGCGAGACGGTTCTCGGCGAGCCGGGCCAAACGCGCCTTGGCGGGTCGAATCTCGGCTACCAGATGCCCGATTTGCGAGGCAGCGGGGAGCACACCAGAACCGCCGAGTGGCGGATCTCGCCGTTCCCGCTGTGCCAACAGTGCCACGAGGACATAAGGGACGCCACACAGCCCTTCACCGTCACCGCCGCCGATGGCTCCGCTGTGACAGACAACCCGCGTTTCCACGTCTTCCCACACGAGAGCAACGCGCAACGGCTTCTCATAGTGCCGCCGGGTCAGAACTCAACCTACACCGACGGGCTCTGTTTGAACTGTCACTTGCCGTGA
- a CDS encoding tetratricopeptide repeat protein: protein MKAPSGGKGRASQWLIVCTATLSVAVVTTGVLVAVQLVRAQAPGLATGARSGAVAGTHSASPFVEAVSHQQAERYRDALEVYEAVLASDPDNIEALYGRGTALLDLGRVDDAEKSLRAALAIDPRHVGAAYTLGTHYLEAGRHSEVIEVVGPASEHALGAADTACLMALAYEGMGDTAMAERYYRRALAYVPDASLALEGLARLGVGP from the coding sequence ATGAAAGCGCCGTCTGGCGGAAAGGGCCGGGCTTCCCAGTGGCTTATCGTGTGCACCGCGACCCTGTCGGTCGCGGTCGTGACCACGGGGGTGCTCGTCGCCGTGCAGTTGGTTCGCGCCCAAGCCCCCGGACTGGCAACGGGCGCGCGTTCCGGGGCGGTCGCGGGAACCCATAGCGCGTCGCCGTTCGTGGAGGCGGTGAGCCATCAACAAGCCGAGCGGTACCGGGATGCCCTCGAAGTGTACGAGGCGGTACTTGCCTCTGACCCAGACAACATCGAAGCGCTGTATGGACGGGGGACCGCACTGCTCGATCTGGGGCGGGTAGATGACGCGGAGAAATCATTGCGGGCTGCTCTCGCGATCGACCCGCGACACGTCGGCGCGGCCTACACTCTGGGTACGCACTATCTGGAAGCTGGGCGTCACAGCGAGGTGATCGAGGTCGTCGGTCCAGCGTCGGAGCACGCCTTGGGCGCTGCTGACACGGCGTGCCTGATGGCGCTCGCCTACGAGGGAATGGGTGACACCGCGATGGCCGAGAGGTACTACCGCAGAGCACTTGCGTACGTGCCTGATGCCTCGCTCGCGCTTGAGGGCCTTGCACGGCTAGGGGTGGGACCGTGA